TATACCTTATGATCTAAGCATATAGTTAGCCAAACAGTTGCTTGCTTTATATTGTATAATCTTACTTTACGATATAATGCCAGCCTAAAAGAGTGAAGTTGTCTGTCTCAGGCTCTCAGCCCTCACTTCCACTTTTCCCACCTACAAGAGGCCAGTTGTGGTGTCTTGCCTGGTAACTTACATCCATCTCCAGAATTACTAGAACCAGCCAAAATCACTAATGAAGTAATGTTAGTCTTTTATACTGCAGGGACCACTCCCTCTGCCACCCAAACTCAAGGCTTCCCGTAGCCTTTTTTCAGTCCAAATACAACTGATATAAGATGTAGTATAATTTTTCTCATAAGTGTGCTTATGAACAGTGAAGCTCACATAAGACTTCAATTGGAGAAGTTTGCAAGCTCAATCTCGTTAGTGCTTACCCATGGGTGAATGGATTTAACCATATTAACCAATGTCTTGTGGGGTAGATAAATATTACAATTTCATTCTAGTTCATGAAAATGTGATGAAATGGATTTAGCATCCAGGAGGAGTCAAATGGCAGCTCCTGTTTTCTTTTCTTGACATTCAACTGTTTCTACCTACAAATTGTTATCACATGATCATGCCTCTGACTTTTCTGTAATCATGCTCCTCTCTTCCGAAAATGATAGTTTTTCTTCCACGTCATGAGTTATACATACATTTGAAGCACATCTGTTGTCCTTGTCATGCAGAAAGAACTTGTTGAGCTATTTGTTATGTGTCATAGTCAAATGGAGGACATCGTGCCGAATGATGTAGCTGTAAGGTATTCTTGCTTCTCAAAAGGATTTTAATGGCATACACACTGAGTGTATACATCATCTAGTTTCTGTGAAGTGATCTTAGTGACAGAGCTGCACCTATTCTGTCGTGATCTAAGCATTGCAATGATCACCTGCAGTTCTTTTTTGGCCCAATGCTTGTGTCAGGTTAGTTGCTTTCAACTTGGGTTACCTCCCTGGCGGTGACAAAAAGCTCATTACCAGGTCTGAAACAACTGTGCTTGCATTAGAGGCTGCTAAGAGAATCTTAGCACCTGGCGGACTCATCAGCATTGTAACTTATGTGGGCCATCCCGGTGGAAGGTGAATTCTTGAGCCTTATGTTCATTTTTCAGCTGAAAGTATTCCCATTTCTATTGTTTGAGAGTCTTTGTGTAGCCGCTTGCTGACTATATGTTCAAGCATCTTGACTATGTCAGTTCGATAGCTTTGAGTCAATGGCCTTTCTCATCATCCAAATGATGACCTCTGTATAAGCAACGTAGCTGTATGATTATCATTTGTTTATCATTGCACGTGTAATGGTCTTCTATTTCCAATGGTTCTATACTATGTTACAAAAATACTTACATTTGTTTATCATGTAGGGAGGAGTTTGAGAAGATTGAAGGTTTTGCTTCCGGATTACCGGTTGAGAGTTGGAACTGCTGCAAACTACAACTGTTGAATCGCCCACTAGCTCCCATACTGATATTTTTGTTCAAAAGATAGGACAGGTATTATGTGTTACCGTAATGAGACTTGGTATCATGTTTCTGAGGTTACATGCCTAGTAAGTTGTAAAGGTATATCAGAATGCTCTTTTCATGCATTATCGTAGTAGATAGTGCTGCCTCTGTCGTAGCCTCGTAGGAGTACTACCTATACATCAAACAGCAGCTGTATAAATACTTGTCCTCATTTTTGGCAGTAATGCCGATCTCAATTCTCATTTTAGGGAATGCAGTGAAGTCCCAAAGACCCAACCGTAGAGTTGGTGATatattattttcaattttttttttggaaatagaTTTTTTATTTCCAATTCCCATTGTTGTATAAACTTTAGGGAATGCACGCAAAACTATTTTGGGCAGTTAAGGGAACATTCACACTAGTCAATATATTACTGCTAGTTTTTGCATATATATGCTTCATAGATTATCACAAGTTAAATATAATACAAGAGGTAGAGAAATCAACTCTCAAGTCTAAGCGCTTAAATCTCAAAGTATTACACTTAGAAGACCATGAGTGGTGTGATGAGCCTAATTGAACTACTCGATCGTGTCGCTCATGCACCATATGTACCACTATATGTTAAAATCCTCCCTGAACTATATTCGAAGTTGCTACGACATCAAAGGTAAGGTGTGTCGTAGCAATTTCGGGTATAGTTCAGGAGGATTTTATGCATTATCCCCTTTAAATAACAACAAGATGACTGAACTGAGCTGCCAGTAACTAGTGTCCCTTTATTTCTAGGTAAGAAGACAAGCGAGTTTTAGTTCTAGATGcaaaatattactactactaTACAGTCTTTTTATTACTTGGGCTAGCTAATTAGTATAGTAGGAGTAATAGATACTATTGATGTATAAATGGAGGTGAAAAAGGCCTAGCTGTAAAGACTATACTTGCATGGTGTTATTTTGGTCTTGTGAGGTAAAACCGTCGCAACATTCATAATAATTAGCTCCAGTATacgtagtagtagtagtagtactagTTTGAGTTAGTCCGAGTTCAATTTCCAAGTATCTCAACCACTTTTGGCATTCATCATATTTATCTGACGAGCTTTCATGTGTATAATGAGGCGCCTGCAGCTGAGACTGATCAGAGTGCAGATTGATGTCCAGTACTTTGGAGTAGTCTAAATCAGGACTCAAATCAGtatccaacatgtcccaaaaatcAATATCTGCCCCTGCTGAATCTGATGGTATTTCATTAATCACCTGATCTTGGTTGTCGCGAGCCTCTGCTGCGCGAACGTGTTCAGTACTCAAGTTGCAGAGGTTTAATGAGCCATAGGAAGAAGTTGGAGAGCAAGAACCTGCTGCAGATGCTGTGGCTTCCTCAGTTAAACTAGTAGCAACATCTATGTATTGGCCCTTATTGTTGGTTTCAAATGCTTCTTGAGTAGTAGTAGTGATCATGATTTCTTTCTTCAATATCCCTACTCTTTTCTTTAAATGAGTATTCCATACATTTTTAATCTCGTTATCAGTTCTTCCAGGCAAATAAGATGCAATCTTTGACCACCTGCAGTTATTAATGCATGTGATTAGTGGTggcaaaattgattaaaaaaagaccgttatccatccatattatccactaaaaaataggttggataatGAGCTTTTTAGAAAcggatcaaatatggataaaaatcaTATTATTCACTTAGAAAATAGATTATCAATGGATAActatgggtttaacttttacatttgtaaaaatTCAAATTGGGGATTACTCAAGCTTAGACGAGTAATTcttccaaaagtgatcatatttaaAAAGCTATGGATAATATgattacccatattatccgccgattaattcattttctattcgtattaaatatgggtcgggttaAATAATTTATTCGTTTTTGCATTACCCGTTTTCAATCCGACTCACATGTTTGTAACCCTAGATGTGATAGAATAATTTCAGACCAAAGCAAAGACAAAATTTATTTGTATATACCTGTTCCCCAAAGAGTCATGTAGTTTAATTATGGTGTCTTCTTCTTCTGGAGTGAAATTCCCTCGTTTTACGTCAGGTCTCAAGTAGTTAATCCACCTCAACCGGCAACTCTTTCCACACCTCAGTAACCCTATATTGTGAATCAACAATATTGACATTAATAAAATGAGTTTACCTTCCTAAAAGAATTTTTACACTATCCGGTCACTAAAGATACTTTATGTACACGTCCATAAAAAACGAGAGTAATTATATGATGTTACCTACTACAAGCCTACAACAGGTTAAAAGTACATTGAATGTTATAAACATTCTTTATATTAccgtgtatataagttaaattctttaattttgaGATACTATTGGAGGATAATTGGAGGATAATGGACATGCTATGTACGGAACTACTTTctagcccggtgcactaagctcccgctatgtgcggtGTCCGAGTAAGGGTCGGACCACAAtggtctattgtatgcagccttactctgcatttctgcaagaggctgttttcacggctcgaaagTCGAACCTATGACCTCCTGATTATatggcaacaactttactagTCACGCCAAGGCTACGTACGTAGGGGAACTATACTCTAGACCggtacactaagctcccgctatgcacgggtccggggaagggccggaccacacgAGTCTATTATACACTgtgtcttaccctgcatttttgcaagaggccgttttcacggctcgaacccgtgacctcctgatcacatgacaacaactttactagTCACGCCAAAGTTACGTACGTAGGAGAACTATTTTCTAGCCCggtacactaagctcccgctatgcgcgggatcCGGGGAAAGGCCGGACCACAGATGTCTATTATACagagtcttaccctgcatttttgcaagaggttaTTTTCACGGCTCAAACCCGTGATCACTTAGTCACTCCTAGGGGAACTACAAATCTTACCAGCTTGTTTGGGGAGGGATCGCCAGTTGCCATGGCCATTTTTTTGAATGAATGAaataagcttcaaatcttcagcagGAGTCCATGGCCCTTTCTTCACCTTACTTTTATCACAACAAGGTGCTCTTCCTTTACCCATCGATAATCTTTTTCAGTAGTGTTGCTCTTATAATTAGTCCTAAATTCTCCCGTCTATATATATAACTTGCAATTCACAAATGTTGGTTTTGTTTCTCACCTCTCCTTTCCTTTATATATCTTTTACATATGTCTATATCTCCACGTAGTGGGATAAAGGCCAGATATATATATTCATAAAGATGTCTTAATCTATGacaaaattatggaaaatgaaGTGGGGCCCTCTTAAGAATTTCCAGTGTGATAAGTGGACCGGAATATTCACTACTTTTAATTTACTAGTATTTGCAAATTCAAAAATCGAATTTACTAGTATTCCCTTTGTTTTCTAATAAATCGATTCGACTTAAACATTTGTTTTTCAACGTACAACTGTAGTGAGATGGTTAGATAGAATCTATTAGTGCATCCTTAATTCGTTCTAGTGTAATAGACAAGTCTCGTGAGACGAGCTCGAGGCAGAAAGCATGCACGGGGTTTTGAACTTACAACCTTCAATTTGGAAGATCTCCGGCTCAACCAGCTCGACTACAGTTGCTAGCATATCCATCTACTATTAGTAATATCAATTTCAGGGTTCCTTTTGTTTAAATCCATTTTCTTTATTGAAGTAATATTACTTCTTACTATAAGCTAATTAAAACCTGTTAAATTTTACATCATAAAAAACAAAATTGTGCGGCACGAGCAGTTCATTTCCATCCTAACAAAACTCAAAATACATACTGCAACATCATATATAAATGATACTAGTATTATTGCTCTGCCATGAAAAAGTACTTCCACAATTATCGATATAACTTTGATTAAAATTAATTCTTGCGTTAATTAATTGAAGAGAAACCGTCATTAACTGAGGTAGCTCTGTGCTAAACTCGGTTTTACATTAATTTGGTTCAACTAGAATTAATATTTTGTAAATAATGGATGCAACTGATTTCCAAGAACAAAGTTAAAATCTAAAAAGTCGGCGAATATATAATATTTACTTCATTCATATATAATAGTATATATTTAACCACGAATAATCagtatataatatatttataccaGCTAGGAAAAATACAAGTTTTTTGTGTAAAAATTCCAAAGAAAAACGAGATATTGCAATCCACAAACTAATAAGGATCTCTCCAAATAGGTTAAATTATTTCCTCCTTAATTACAAGTAACAAAAAAACAACACGTCTTATTCTGTTGAGTCGTACTTTTCAAAGATTAGTCTTAGATTATCTTACCTACATTAGACCAAGAGAGGACATCAAATTCTTGAGAAATTATTTGTGTTTCACACAGTGATTGTCACAGTTAGGTTGGTAGGATTTTCTAAAGCGTTGAACGTTTGTACATCAACATATTCCTACTTTTTGTCCTATTTTTAGTGCTCTGCTTAACTTAGGAGATCATGCATCCTGCTCAGTTGCGGAGCTACCGCTTTGATTACGGGTTTAGTCGAACCCAATTTTGTCTACATACATTTgatatttgtcttaagaaattcattgtATATATACAAATTGTTAATTTAGAATTCACTAACTTTAAAAAGATTAAAATCTCCAACTCATAAGCTTCAAATTCTGGTTCTACCTCTGATGCTGCTTTCATATACAAACTGCTTTTGTCTTAATTCCCTGTATTAGTATAAACACTTTTAAATATTCCAAACTTGTTTAGAATTAAAgcataataattattattataaacGGGCCTGGAATAAAAGTTTCTGTCTAATTGAGATTTCACTTTTCATTGGCAAGCGGACACGAAATTTGCAAGATTTCCAAGTGTTGTGTAGAAATATTTGTATATGCCAAATAATGGTCAAgctgtattgttcttcttttttcctattttttttttaaaataactaCCGTCAGGTTGGAAGCATATGTAACAAAttgaagcatatatatatatatatatatctgtttAACAGAAAAAAACAAAGATAGGTTAACGAACATTTGAAAAGTTTAGGTGATCCACTATTGGTCATTATATTATACAAactttaataataataataataataataataataataataataataataataataataataataaaaagaagatGCATGGGCCACGCAGTTTCACAATTTTTAAATGATAGAATTAATAAAAACGGATAAGGAAGAATAGCATTAATTAATTTAGCTTTGCCTCATCACTAGTAGCTGAACTATTGCATGCCATTATTTTCAGGTGGTATTTGTACGTCATAACCATGGTAATTACTAATTATTTACTCAAATTATATTCTTATAAGCCGTCTTTTCTTTCCCTAAATGTGGTTTTGAGAATGTAGTTTAGGGTTTAGACTGTAGGAAGCAAAAAGACAAGCGTCCGGACGTGGTCATAACTTAACTAGCGCATATATACGTTCGTCATTTCGCATATACTAGTTATCAAATCAagcaacaagtagcaaatagattGCCTATGAGgagaattccctcttacaagggtAGACAAGAGACTTAACTCTTTTCGGGAACACCTTCAACCTTCtaaaactatttttcctttcaaaTCCACCACCAAACGactcaaatctaatcaaacaGTACTCAATAAGgtcaaataaaattatataaataaatctcaaataataaaattttaatctTTAATCAAATTTTTACAACCCAAACCCACATAGTCTAACACTCGAATCTAAGGGTAGATCTGGTTGACCGATGAATCCACAAGTCTAGAGCAGCTCCCAAATATGGGTCCGGACTaccaaagagagaaaaaaaacaacTCTTGGTTTTAGAGTCCTTGTTTTTCATAGCCAATTTAGCTgttaattaattgttttaatGACGGCATTTTTTGCTTAATTAGATTATGACCACTTGAGGATGTTGTTTAAGGTCTACGTACTTTCTATAATCTCTTCTTTTTTCGTCTTTTATATGAACCTTgggattttaattcctatagagcTGGATTTGCTACTTTGTACTagacaaaaagaaaagaacaaacatATCATAGGAATTAGCCACTTGTACCAACACTAAAAATGCCACTTTTTAGTATCATCATCATTAATTAGATATTCACTAAATATCTTGTTTAGCTGAGCTGACACGTTTCAGAATGGTTTTCCGTGACCGCAAAACCAACGGCATGATCAGTCTAAACTAGAGGTGGCAGACAGATGGGTGGGGCGAATTCGATCCGTTAATATTTGATACGGATAAAAAATAAGTTAATCGGTGGATAATATGTATAAATAGTACAGACTAGATAATTTTCGgattgataattaaaaaataaccgacatttgcaaagtcattgaaaaataatcactattttgctgaaacacgaaaagtttcagcataatatgctgaattaTGGAGCTCATGCATATAAACTttcaacatattatgttggaactctagcacacagaaagttccagcataatatgctagattaTGGAGCTCCTACATATAAACATCCAGCATATTATATATGTTGGAATTCCAACATGTTATTAAAtgtgtttttgttcaaattttatctttacatgaaaaagtgactaaatttcgattaattttaaaactgtggctattttcaATTACCAATTATAAATATGATTATGtgactatttctgatttttcccCGAAGAAATAGAAAGTCATGGGTACCAATTGTAAACCATGGGtacatattatccatggcttatTGAATGTGATAATTTTTTTTAGAGAATTTCTAGTTTTACAAATTTGAAGAACTTACAATTCGAGTATTTGCTAATGTAAAAATGAAACCTATTGATTATCCATTAAGTATtcattttttaaaagtttattatCTAACCCATTATTCATTGAATAAAATggatgaataatttttttttataatttattttttcttcacTACTCTAAACATATCGGAATTGAGAAATTAAGAATGAACGAAAAGTCATCACTTGGAAACCATCACATTAAATGCCATATCCACCTTGTTGGAAAAAACAAACACTTGGCACGTACtaataatcttgaaaaatactttttatcGCTGATTTGCTGTGGTGTTAGTAAACATAAACATACCATTtgacttcttttcctctttttttttcttcctaaaaAGAAAGAACGATTATGCATTGCGTGAGCACTATATATTTGGGAGTTAAGTTAATGCGTGGATTTGGTTAGGAGGGTGACCAGTTAAGTGTCTGAAAAAAATGTACGTAAACTTTGACACGCATCAAACTTGTGTTAGTCACATGGATATTGAAACTATTGTacgtaattttattaaaaatatacttaaaaacAATGCCAAACTTTCATAAATCTATGTCACTAATGTCTGATTCCGACGCTCATCAACTAAACATATTTTTAATCAATGACTTAAATTTGGTTTCTACTGCCATTCTTCTGCTCGATTTTCCTCACAGTAAAATTTTCTGTCGCAATTAACACCTCTTGGGTAAGGCAAAGAGATTATTTCCGATAGACGTCGGcacgaaaaaatattttctaataggTTTGAAAAATAGTCACCATAAACGAATTAAAATTAAACATCCGATCTATCATGCATTGATCTTTGTTAACAAAACAAAGTATAATTAggcaattttgaattttgaattgatGATAACACACTTTTTCTCACTTTGTCAATGGTTCCTTTTTAATAGTTATGACCTTGTTAGCCAGTTTGTTAACACATTTGATCTTTTTATCATACAATAAATATTATTCAAAAGAGCATTGACGAAAATGTGTATTACTCATCCTAATAAATGAGAAACATCGTTTCGTCATATACTTTccgaaagtaaagtttgaaaactGTTATATGCAGTAATAAAATAGatgaattaacccaaatagctgCCCACCCAattacttaaactaaaaatagttacGGATATGCAATATATGTATAATCGAGTATAATTAGTATAATCTACGTATACGagctaaaaaaaaaaagtaaacacTAAAATGGAcaggctatttgtgtaaaaattcCAATAAAATATGTCAAACGTATTACCTACATTTGTGGGTTATAAAACTAATGAATGAATTTTCTATGTGATTTTGCAGCTAGTCTTTGAATTTAGAAAGACATCTTTCTTAAAATATTCTAACCCATAACGCTTTAACATCAAGTGAATTTAGTTGTTTGAACTTTTTAAGCACATGAATATTTCTAAGTATTCACACATTGGCAGGTAAAAGAATCCGTGCAGTATTAGGATTACTGTACTTTGATTTGGGTAGTTGGGAGGGGACGGTGAGAAGGGGTTTTTCTACCATTTCTTGGAGAGTCAAGTTTTATAATTTATGTTGGTAGGTAGAATCCAAATAGGTGAAAGGACGGCAGAAAAAAATGAGACCATTTTTGACAATTCTTGTTCCAGGATACTGCCCCCAATTCTTTTTGGATGCAGCATTTTTTGACAAGCTAAAGAGTAGTCCATTCCAAATTTCCAATATAATACCAACTATGACAATGATTGGGTAAGGGTAAGGGATGAGGGTTTGCTTACTTGGTGAGCTCCTTTCACAGTTGAAGTGACGAGTTCAAACGTATGAGTAGGTATTGTATCCCCTTctccttcccccccccccccccaaaatcaccaccaccaacaacataatactcagtgtattcccacaagtagggtctagggagggtcgtagccttacccctacctgaaGGAGGTAGAGATGTTTCCCGTAGACCCTCAGGATCCTGGGCACGCATAATCAAAGCAGGAAAGAAAAATTGGGCAGTGGTGATGACTCATTGGGTAAAACTTAATAATCTTGTAGCAGCTTCTCCAAGCGAAAGGGAAGAAGGGAGATCAATCTGTCGGTATACATTGTTTCTCTAGGGTGACATGGTTTGCAGCAGAGCGATTATGTGCATATTTAAAAGGGAGTAAACCGCTATCGGTTGCagcaagaaatgaaaaagaactATAAATAGCAAATTAAGAACGAGTCCAACACAAATAAGGGCAAGTCAATCACAACATATTCAACCACAAGTTTTCAGGTTTATTCCAATAGTAAATCAGCAAAAGATATCCCAAATTCATGGAATAAAGACAGGACATATATGTTTCCACCAAGTTAATTGCTACCTAGAGTCTGCCACCCCTTAGTGCAAGAACAAGGTGAAGAACTGAACCACCTTCGATGTTGTAATCTTTAGCCGTCTTGTCATCTGCCAACTGTTTTCCAGCATAAATAAGCCTGCAATAAAACAGGGGAACAAAAAGTAAAACCACTGTCGTAAACTGCCGAACAGAAATAAAACAACAAATATGAAGAAGGTACTTGTATAACGCGCTGAACGTATAGGTAAAATGACTTGTTCACAAAAATATTGACTTAGGAACAAGTTAGATATCTCTTAGCCACTATTTACTTTCTGCCTATAAGACCAACCGAAATGAAAGTGAAATCAAAGAACAACTCAATCAGGACCATGGAATTCTGCGAACTAAGAAAGTTTATTTCAGTAAAAGCCTACCTAATGTACTAAATAATGACCATTAAAGAATGGAAttatgatttttcatattttccgTTATCTCGAACACATAAGATACGAACACACTGACTGAGGGCTTACTCATAAGTTGTCTTTTGACATTCACCGTCCCTTCTAAGAAAGGGAAGAAGCTAAGCAGTCCAAATTACTATAACAAAGTGCATTTTAGTTATACTGTCAATTTGCAAGAAAACCATTTTAAGAAACCAAGACTGTAAGCAATCTTTTTCTCCACAGAAGAGAGATAAGATTGAAATTTAaccaaaaaaggaaagaaaaatacattTGGATGCCCACCATTATTCCGAGGCATGCCAGCAAGAAACTATGAAATTTGGCTAATGAGAGCAAATGCAGACAAAAGATCAATAAGCTTCATCAGACCTGCTGAATTTTCTAGACCATGTCTTAACCAGTGCAGAATGGCAGATGCAAGAGCTGTTAGACCCGTTGAATATTCACA
The nucleotide sequence above comes from Nicotiana tabacum cultivar K326 chromosome 12, ASM71507v2, whole genome shotgun sequence. Encoded proteins:
- the LOC107827609 gene encoding transcription factor MYB58, which translates into the protein MGKGRAPCCDKSKVKKGPWTPAEDLKLISFIQKNGHGNWRSLPKQAGLLRCGKSCRLRWINYLRPDVKRGNFTPEEEDTIIKLHDSLGNRWSKIASYLPGRTDNEIKNVWNTHLKKRVGILKKEIMITTTTQEAFETNNKGQYIDVATSLTEEATASAAGSCSPTSSYGSLNLCNLSTEHVRAAEARDNQDQVINEIPSDSAGADIDFWDMLDTDLSPDLDYSKVLDINLHSDQSQLQAPHYTHESSSDKYDECQKWLRYLEIELGLTQTSTTTTTTYTGANYYECCDGFTSQDQNNTMQV